GTATCCTTTGATATTGATTGAATCACTTTTTCAATTTCTATTTTTCCCTTTGAATCAAGAGAAATTTCTCTATACTTAATACCATAGTCAATAAGTGTGCCCTTCTCTTTACCTTTTATTCCAATAACCTTTTGTAAAGTATCATAAGGACTTCCAGTTATTGAAAGAAGCTCATCTCCTGGTCTTAATATACCAGACAATGTAAGGGTTATTGCGTGTGTTCCCGAAACAATTGTAGGTCTTACTAAAGCATCTTCAGTATTAAATACATACGAATATATTTCTTCTACCTTTTCTCTTCCCACATCATCATATCCATAGCCAGTTGTCCAATTAAAATGAGTAGCATTTAGTCTAGCCTTCTGCATTGCATGTATAATCTTAAATTGATTATATTCTTTGACTTCTTCAATGTGAGTTAAATAGTTCTTTTTAAGAATTTCATCTTTGCTTAATACATAATTGATAATATTTTCACCAATCGCATATTGTTTACATAATATATCTATTGTATACTTGTTCAACATATCACCTTCTATTATTGTTATCTTATGTATTGTAACATATGATAACAACAGTTTCAATCAGAACAATAATGACATTGAAAATAAAGAAGCTTTTCTTGGTACTCTATATTAAGTAGAATTTCTTATTCGTTATATAACAAAGCCTTTTAAGTCTTAATATACTTAAAAGGCTTTGTATACTGTAAATAGAAATTTCTATTCAAAGCTATCACTGCTTTTATTCATAAAACTGATAGATTTACTTGGTATAATAGTTGAGATAGCATGCTTGTATATTAAATTTTGTTTACCATCACTATCTAAAACTATTGTATAATTGTCAAAGCCTTTCACCTGGCCTTTTAGTTGATAACCATTTAATAAAAAAATTGTAATAACAGTATTTTCTTTTCTTACTTTGTTTAAAAAAACATCTTGCAAATTCATAGTAGTTTTCACTTTTTTCCCTCCCCTTATAGAATTATAAATTTTATAACTTAAAATATAAATTCCCTGTTTGTTTTCTATATTCTACTTTAATTAATTTTTTCCTTTATGTATTCAACAATATGTTCAATTAAATTATCCTTATTATCAAAATCATGAACATCTATCCAATTAATATTTTTTTCTCTTCTAAACCAGGTTAATTGTCTCTTTGCAAATCTTCTTGAATCTCTTTTGAGTATTTCAACAGCTTCATCTAAGCTGCACTTTCCATTTAGAAATTGTATAATCTCTTTGTATCCTAATCCCTGCATTGATACTAGATTTTCACTATAACCCATATGTAATAGACTTTTGACTTCTTCAATTAACCCTTTTTGAATCATTAAGTCTATTCGCTTATTAATTCTTTCGTATAGCAGTTTCCTATCCATAGTAAGGCCAATAAATACTATATTATACTTGTGGTTTTCTTTTCTAAAGTCTTTATAGAAATGTGACATTGGTTTTCCCGTTTCATGAAATATCTCTAAAGCTCTAATAATCCTTTTAGTATCATTAATATGTATTCTATTTGCTGATTCAATGTCTATTTTTTTCAGCTCATTATAAATCCATTCATTGCCGTATTGCTTTGCTTTCATAAAAAGATTATCTCTTAATTCCCAGTTTGAAACAGCTTGACTAAAATCTAAATCATAGAGCAAAGAGTTAATATATAATCCTGTTCCCCCCACTATTATAGGCAACTTTCCCTTAGCTAATATTGCAGTTATATATTTACTTGCATTCAACTGAAAATCTGAAACAGAAAAATTTTCATCTGGACTTATTTCATCTATTAGATAGTGGGGAATCCCTTCCATTTCACTCCTTGAAATCTTTGCAGTTCCAATATCCATATATCTGTAAATCTGCATTGAGTCTGCCGAAATAATTTCTCCATTTAATTTTTTCGCTATCTCTATAGATATACTAGTTTTCCCAACAGCAGTTGGACCAGTTATTATGATTAGAGGTGGTTTCATTTCATTCATCAAATCATCCTTTACTGTACTCTCTTAAATCTTTTTTCTATTTCATATTTAGATATTTTGATAATCACTGGTCTACCATGAGGACAGGTATATGGCTGATCAGCGTTTCTTAAATCATTTAGCAAGATATCAATTTCTACTTCCTTCATGTTATAACCTGCCTTTATTGCACTTGAACAAGCCATTTTCATGATCTTATCGAGTCTTATATCATAGCTGGTTTTTATTTCATCCATTAAATTATCTAAAATATCTAAGAATAGGTTTTTTGCATCAGGAACACCAAATACTAGTGGTACACTTCGAATAGCAACTGAATTAAATCCAAACTCTTCTATATCAAATCCTAATTTCATAAATATATTGATGTTTTCTTTAAACAATTGCATCTCACCATGAGACATATTGATAATTTGGGGCGTAATCAATTGTTGCATATATACTTTATCTAGCTCAAGCTGATGCTTTATTTTTTCATACATTATTCTTTCATGTGCAGCATGTTGATCAATCATATATAAATTTTTATTGATTTTATCCTCAGCTAAAATATAAGTATCGAATAATGTACCTATAATTCTTAATTCTGGTATTGAAGTATTATTTTCTACTGCTTCATCTCTATCGGAATTTTCATAATAAAGACTCTCTTCTGTTTCATTTACACTTAAGTCCAGAATCCTGATGATACTACTTGCATCGACATCTACATTTTCTGATATAGACTTATTGTGTTTACAACTAGGCTTTCTTTCTATATCATGTAAATACTGTTCTTGTTGATAAATTTGTGTTTTTTCTACATTAACAGAGTCTAGAAATGATTCCTGTTTTTCTTGTAAATTGTCCTCTGTCTTGTTTTTTGTTGGTAAAGTAACCGTTGGTATTAAAGTATTATTGAAAAAAGTACTTTTTATAGCATTAGATAATATTTTCTTAAGAGCTTCTTTATTAGAAAACCTTATTTCTGTTTTAGTAGGATGCACATTAACATCTATTAACTCAGGGCTGATATTTATATAAATTATATATACTGGGAACCGGTTAATTGGAATAAGAGTTTTATATAAATCTTCTATGATTTCTGTTATATCTTCATTTTTTATATATCTCCCATTGACATAAGTATATTGATGGTTTCTATTGCCACGAGTAAATGAAGGCTTACAAACTAAACCATTTATCTTTATATCATCTCCAGAATATTCAATATCAAACATAGAGCTTACAAATTCTTTTCCTAAAAGACTATAAGCTGTAGATTTAATATCTTCATTTCCTGGAGTGTTTAAAATTACTTTATTATCTTTTATAAACTTAAACTTAATTCCAGGATTACCCAAAGCTAATTTATATACTATATCACTAACATTAGAGGCTTCTGCAGCATCACTTTTAAGAAACTTTTGTCTTACTGGCACATTGAAAAATAAATTTTTTAAAATTATAGTAGTACCTATTGGACATCCAATCTCGTTTTTTTCTATTATTTGTCCACCATTGATAGAAATACGTACTCCTCCAATATTATCTTTTGTTCGGGTAATGAGCTCCAGCTGAGACACTGAAGCAATACTAGGTAAGGCTTCTCCTCTAAATCCAAGTGTTGATAAAGATTGTAAATCATCTACACCATTAATCTTACTAGTTGAATGTCTCAAAAAAGCTAGCTCAATGTATTTTGGACTAATACCTATGCCATTGTCTGTTACTCTGATGTAGTTTTTCCCACCATCTTTTATTTCTATTGTAATAAAAGACGACAGAGCATCTATTGAATTTTCTATAAGCTCCTTAATTACTGATGCAGGTCTTTCTATTACCTCTCCTGCAGCAATTTTATTTATTGTACTGTTATCTAAAAGTTTAATTTGATTGTTCATTTATATCACCTATATTTCATTTGATTCTTTACTAAGCTTATATAGGATGTTTATTGCATCTATGGGTGTTAAGTTAGCGACATCTATACTTTTAAGCTTTTCAATTATATTACGTTCCTTTACACTAAAAAAATCTAACTGTAAGCTGTTCTTATCCTTAGAAGTTTTTGGTCGCTCTCTAGAAGACAGAGCTATTTCTGATTTATTAATATCCCTTTTTTCTAATTCATTTAGTAATTCATAAGCTCGATTTATTACATCACTGCTTACTCCGGCTAATTTTGCAACCTCTATACCATAGCTTCTATCAGCTCCACCTTTTTGAATTTTCCTTAAGAATATGATATCTTCACCTTTTTCCTGTACTAATATTTTATAATTAACTACTCCACTTAATCTATCTTCTAATTCTGTCAGCTCATGATAATGAGTAGCAAACAATGTTTTTGCACCAATTTTATTATTATCGCTTATATATTCTATTACTGCCCATGCTATGCTTAAACCATCATAAGTGCTAGTGCCTCTT
This sequence is a window from Proteiniborus ethanoligenes. Protein-coding genes within it:
- the hfq gene encoding RNA chaperone Hfq, giving the protein MNLQDVFLNKVRKENTVITIFLLNGYQLKGQVKGFDNYTIVLDSDGKQNLIYKHAISTIIPSKSISFMNKSSDSFE
- the miaA gene encoding tRNA (adenosine(37)-N6)-dimethylallyltransferase MiaA codes for the protein MNEMKPPLIIITGPTAVGKTSISIEIAKKLNGEIISADSMQIYRYMDIGTAKISRSEMEGIPHYLIDEISPDENFSVSDFQLNASKYITAILAKGKLPIIVGGTGLYINSLLYDLDFSQAVSNWELRDNLFMKAKQYGNEWIYNELKKIDIESANRIHINDTKRIIRALEIFHETGKPMSHFYKDFRKENHKYNIVFIGLTMDRKLLYERINKRIDLMIQKGLIEEVKSLLHMGYSENLVSMQGLGYKEIIQFLNGKCSLDEAVEILKRDSRRFAKRQLTWFRREKNINWIDVHDFDNKDNLIEHIVEYIKEKIN
- the mutL gene encoding DNA mismatch repair endonuclease MutL, translating into MNNQIKLLDNSTINKIAAGEVIERPASVIKELIENSIDALSSFITIEIKDGGKNYIRVTDNGIGISPKYIELAFLRHSTSKINGVDDLQSLSTLGFRGEALPSIASVSQLELITRTKDNIGGVRISINGGQIIEKNEIGCPIGTTIILKNLFFNVPVRQKFLKSDAAEASNVSDIVYKLALGNPGIKFKFIKDNKVILNTPGNEDIKSTAYSLLGKEFVSSMFDIEYSGDDIKINGLVCKPSFTRGNRNHQYTYVNGRYIKNEDITEIIEDLYKTLIPINRFPVYIIYINISPELIDVNVHPTKTEIRFSNKEALKKILSNAIKSTFFNNTLIPTVTLPTKNKTEDNLQEKQESFLDSVNVEKTQIYQQEQYLHDIERKPSCKHNKSISENVDVDASSIIRILDLSVNETEESLYYENSDRDEAVENNTSIPELRIIGTLFDTYILAEDKINKNLYMIDQHAAHERIMYEKIKHQLELDKVYMQQLITPQIINMSHGEMQLFKENINIFMKLGFDIEEFGFNSVAIRSVPLVFGVPDAKNLFLDILDNLMDEIKTSYDIRLDKIMKMACSSAIKAGYNMKEVEIDILLNDLRNADQPYTCPHGRPVIIKISKYEIEKRFKRVQ